The DNA window ATGAGCGGAACGGCGGAGATACCGATTCCCCAAATCACCGACCGGACGACGACCTGCGTGTTTCGGCGGTATATCGGCGGCAACCACTCCGTGAGACGAACTCCCCCGGGTCGGTTCCCCACTTCGCTTCGTCCAACTCCCGTTTCCTGCTGACGCCCGGTAGAAAGAGCGTTCGTCCTTCCAGTACGATTCTTCGCGAAGCGAAGAGCGCTGCACCACCGTACAGGAGGAGCATGACCACGATTTCGAGCCAGTAGATTACCAGCAGTTCCCGGATTTGCCAGCCGAACGCGACGAACCCGCCGAGCGGAACCAGATTGGCCAGTAACGTCGGGACGAATCCAGCGACTGCTGACGATTTTCCCGTTCGTCGGGCGAACGTCATCGACTCACACAATATGTCAACAGATACTAGGGTATGCGCTCTCTCGAAGCGTGTCTATTTCGCTTCTGCTACTCCTTCGACGCTGATTCGACCACTTCCTTCTCCGACGCTTCGATGACCGTCCGTTTCGGAACGTCGTTCTCCACCTTCGGCCGACGCGTCAGCAACCGCTGGAGGAGCGTCAGCTCTTTCGGCGCTTCCTTCTCGATGGTGTGGTACTCGACGACGACGTTCCCCTCTTCCTCGCCGATTCGGAAGTAGTTCAGTCGGAACGACGGGTAGTACACCGGCGGGAGGATGCCGATGAGCGTCGAGGTCCGGTGCAGTCGCTTGAGCCACGTCCCGGTGTTGATGATGACCCGCTCGCCGACGTTCGTGAGCGAGACGCGGTGGGTGTGGCCGTAGATGTACGCCACGACGTCGGGATACTCCTCGAACACGTCCTCGGCGGCGGCGACGTAGGGAGCGTCCGACGGTTCCTCGGGTTTCTCTTTCCTGACGAGGCCGAACCGTTCGAGCGTCTTTCGCACGTCGCGGGCGAAGAAGTACAGCGGTATCGATATCACGAGCAGGAGCCCGACGACGACGAGGTTCACGTAGATGACGAACTCCACGACGTCGCCGACGACCCCCAACTGCCGGAGGACGGATGTGGTGAAGTTCGAAACGGCGTGTGACCCGACGACCCCGGACGCTTCGAAGACGAGGACGAGCAGGTAGATGAGGCTGACCTGAAAGAGCAACAGGAACGGCAGCGCGCCGTAGCGGAGGAACGGGTTCATCTCGCGGTAGAAGTAGTTCGACGCCATCCAGTCCGGTATCTCCTCCAACGGCGTGAGCGACTGGATGTCCTTGAGCCAGTTGTACTTCCCCCGCCCCGAGAGCTGTCCGGCCTTTCCGGTGATGTGGCGGTTGACGAAGTAGCCGAGCGGATTGGCGCGCGGGTTGCCGAACTCCGGCATTCGGTTGTGCGCGTCCTCCTGCATGCCGTGTTCGATCCAAATCTTCTTCCCGGCGACGCGTCTGGTCAGCGAGAGCGTCGGGTCGAGGGTGACGTTGTACTCGGCCAGTCGCTCCTCGTACTCGGGATATCCTGCCAGTTCCGCGTCGTGATTGCCGGGGATGAGCGTGATGCGAACGTTTTCGCCCGTCTTCCGGAACTGCTCGAACAGTTTCGGATGGTGTTCGACGAGCAGGTCGAACTTCGTCATGCCCGCCGACTGGGTGAACTCCCAGAGGCCGAACGCGTCGCCGAGGATTATCAGCTCGGCGTCCTCGTCCGTCGTTTCGAGCGTCCGTAGGAACTCGACGAACTCGTCTTCGAACTCACACTCCTGTAACTGCTCGTCGCCCCCGACGTGAAGGTCGCTGACGAAGTAATATGCGTCTGTCATCCTCCCCCGCTTTCGGAACACGACCGGATTGCGGAAAGCGGTTTCGTCCGGGAGAGTGGGTTTCGATGTCCTTTTAGGGAGGGACCGATATTCGTTCCGTATGGCAAACTTTCAGGTCGTCGTTGCTGACCCCGACTCCGGGGCGGCCTATCAGCGCGAAGTAGACGGACAGGACGCGAACCGATTCCTCGGCAAGTCCATCGGCGAGGACGTCGACGGCAGTGCCGTCGGTCTCGACGGGTATTCCGTCGAAATCACCGGTGGATCGGACAACGCCGGTCGCCCGATGCGCGACGACGTCGCCGGTCCGAACCTCAAGGACGTGCTCCTCGAAGGCGGTACGGGCTACAACCCCGAGCGAGACGGCGAGCGACGACGCATCTCGGTCCGCGGCAAGGAAGTCAGCGAGGAAGTCGCACAGCTCAACGTCCGTATCTCCGAGTACGGCGACGAATCCGTCGAGTCCCTCTACGGTGAGGGCGACGAGGAAGACGACGAGTAACGCGGCGGAACACTCAAACATTTACACCATCTTTTCACGACTATGACGCAACGGGTTTCTAGTGATACGACTGAAACCGTCAGGGCGACACTGGCGCAGGCGGGTGCGACGAACCGTGCGAACATTGAGATTCCTGCGGACGACGAGGATTCCTTTCCGGCGGACGAACTCGTCCGCGTCGTCATGGACGACACGGAGTATCGCGCCCGAATCGAACGGCCGCTGACCGGCGACGGCCGCCTCATCCGGGGGGTGTACGACACGCCGCGACTCGCGCGGAATCCGGGCGAGGGTGAGAACCGCCTCTCCGAGTGGTTCGCCGACAGCAACCGCTCGTTCGGCCAGTCGGTTCTCATCGACGTCGTTGAAGAGGGGTTCAAATACGGCATCCGCGAACCCGGTTCGCGGGCCGTCTACGAGGCGACGGAAGCGCCGACCGAGAGTCTCGCCGACATCGCACGGCAGGTTGACGACGAATGAGTGCCCGCGACGAGTTCCTCGCCGGTGAGCGTCCCGACGACGTTGCGCTCTTTCTCGCCGATTCGTTCGTGTCGGGGGACAAACTCGCCGACTACGGCGAATCGGTTCCGGGCGGTGTGCTGTTGGTCGTTCCGGGCGAGACCGGACGAAACGTGTTCAAGAAGGCGACCGGGATGGACGCGATGAGCTTTGCGAAGGAGGCGATGGGGACCGAGGGAACCGTCGCGGCGGACCTCGCGGGCGCTGACTGTCCGGAGGGGGACCACGACGTGGAGTTCGTCTTCGCGTTCGCCGAGGAGCAAAACGAGGAGGTCGGCGGCCTGTACGCCGAGGGCGACGTCATTCACGCGTACGCCTACTGTTCCTGTGGCACCTCGTTTTCCCACAAGTGGGTCGCTGGCGAGCGGTAGCCCGGAAATTCGGCAGGGTCGGCATTCGGCTTCGGGCGTCCGTCTCCGCACCTAATTAGTTAAATATATGCCTTCTTCCCCTCTCGATAGTGAAAACTGCATGGCGAATGTAGACCCGGTTTCTATCGGTCACGATTTTCCCGCTGCATTCCGTGTGCTCCACGTCGATACCGACGAGGACTTCCTTCGACTCGCCCGGGAGACGTTGGAACGCGAGGACGATATCGAGGACGTCATCGGCGTGACGAACGCCGACGACGCCGTCGAGTGGCTCTTCGAGCGTGACGTCGATATCGACTGTCTCGTCACTGAGTACGAACTCCGAGACGGTTCGGGGTTGGAACTGCTCGAAACCGTGCGCGAGCGCCGTCCGTACTTCCCGTTCATCGTTTTCACCGGGACGGGGAGCGAGGATGTCGCAAGCCACGCCATCTCGGCTGGCGCGACGAACTATCTCCAGAAGGGAACGTCCGGTGCGCGCTTCGTTACTCTGGCGTCTCAAATCACGCAAGCGGTGTCACACCGCCACGTGGAAAAACAGGTTCATCGAGGCTTTCGAGCCATCGACACGACCCGTGAGGGAATCGCGTTGCTCACGGACGACTTCCGGTTCAACTACGTCAACGACGCCTACGCCAACCTGTTCGAGTACGACGCGGAGACGCTCATCGGTCGAAACTGGGCGACGACGCTCACGGACGACGCCGTGGCCACCCTCTCGTCGGAGGTCGTCTCGACGGTCGATGCCGCCGGGGAGTGGAGCGGCGAAATCACGGGCGAACGAAAGGACGGACGAACGCTCGCGCTGACGCTCACGATTTCCGCCGCCCCGGACGACGAGTACGTGTGTGCGGTTCGGGACGTTACCGAACGGAAGGAGCGCGAAAAGGCGCTCGTAAGGGAGAACGAGCGTCTCGACGAGTTCGCGAGTCAGGTCTCACACGACCTTCGCGGCCCGCTCAGCATCGTCTACGGGTATCTCGACCTCGCCCGAAAAACGGGCGAGTCGGAGCACTTCGACGAAATCGAGCGAGCCGCGAACCGAATCGAGGCCATCATCTCCGACCTCCTCGAAATCGCCCGCGAGGGGCAAAAGACGCTGAAGCTCGAAACGGTCGTCCTCGACGAGTTCGCCGCCGACGTGTGGGACGGCATCGAAAGCGAGTCCGCGACCGTCGATACCGGCCCCGCCGACGGACGACTCCTCGCCGACCGCGACCGCCTGACGGAACTGTTCGCGAACCTGTTTCGGAACGCGGTCGAACACGGCGGCGACGACGTTACCGTCAGCGTCGGCTCGACGTGCGACGGGTTTTACGTCGCGGACGACGGTCACGGAATCCCGGACGAACACCGAAAACAGGTGCTACAGTCCGGCTACTCGACCGAAGAGGTGGGGACCGGTCTCGGGTTGAGCATCGTGCAGCAGATAGCCGATTCGCACGGCTGGTCCCTTTCCATCGACGAGAGCGACGCCGGTGGCGCTCGGTTTTCGTTCACCGGCGTCGAACGTCCCGACGCGTCGTGACCCGCATTCTCGCCGACATCGCTTTGCCCGTCCCGAGCGATTTTCGGGTATGGAAGAGCGTGTGCCCATCGCGGATTGGGGGGAAATCGAAACCAACCTTCGCCGGTTCGCACCGGACGTGGACGACCACGGGCCGAAACTCGTCGCGCGGATGGGCGTCGCCCGGTTCACCGTCGCGCGGGACGGCCACGTGACGGCCGGAATGCCGCTCCACGAGTTCGACGGACGGGCCGATTCGGTCGTCTTCGACCACGACGCGGGCGTGATTCGAATCGAGCGGGCGGGTCTGACCTACGTGTTCCGCAGGCCGTAGCGCAACCGACTTCCCGCCCCGCCGCAACCACCCGACAATGGCATTCGACGCGGTGACGGTCGGGAGCGCGCTGGTGGACCACGTGTACTCGCTGTCGAACCTCCCGGAACCCGACGGCGGGGCGTTCGTCCGCGACGAATCACGGTCCGCCGGTGGGGTCGCGGCCAACGTCGCCACCGCCCTCACGCGACTCGGACGGGAAACCGGCGTCGTCGCGCGCGTCGGCGACGACGAGGATGGTGCGTTCGTCGAAACCGACCTCGAAGACCGCGGCATCGACGCCACCCGCGTCCGCCGCGGCGACGAGGACTCTTCGTACTGTCTCATCCTCCGCGACCCCGACGGCGAGCGCATGATAATCGCTGGCGGTGATGCGGTCCCGGCGCTTCGACTGACCGCCGCCGACATCGAGTATCTTCGCAGAGCGCGGGTCGTCTTCACCAGCGCCTACGCGCCCGACGAGGCCGTTTCCCGCCTCGTCTCCGCACGCCGAAACGACGACCTGCCACCGCTCGCCTTCGACCTCGCCGGGCCGCTCTCGGAACTCGACGGCCGAGGCGTCACCCGCGAGACGTTGGACGAGGCGCTTTCCGTCTTCGACCTGCTGGTTACGAGCGAGGTGCCGGTCCGCTCGTACCTCGGCGTCGCTCCGCGCGAAGCGGTCGAGGAGTTCCGCGCCCGCGGCGTCGAGCGCGGCGCAGTCACCCGAGGACGGGACGGCGCACTCCTGTTCGACGATTCCGGCGTCACCGAGATTCCGGCCTTCGACGTGCCCGTCGCCGACACGACCGGCGCGGGCGACGCCCACACCGCCGGACTGATTCACCGGTGGCTCCTCGGCGAGCGGAGCGCGGAGGAGGCGGGTGAGTTCGCGGCCGCCGTGGCGGCGCTCAACTGCGGTGCGGAGGGTGCGAGGGGCGGATTCCCGACCGAAGAGGACGTTTTGGACTTTCTCTAACGCCGCGAGAGCAGCGCTTCGACCTTCGATTCGTCCACGCGGTTCGTCGTCTCGCCGCCCTCCTTGAGCGCCGTCCCGACGATTGCGCCGTCCGCGACGTCGAGGAGGTCGCGCACGTTCTCGGCCGTCGTGCCGCTCCCGAGGAGGACCGGCGCGTCCGACCCGAGTTCGTCCCGGCAGGAAACGACCGACTCCAGCATGTCGGTATCGACTTCGTGGCCCGTTCCGACGCCGCTCACGACCACGCCGTCCGCGCGGCCGCGGCCGAGGG is part of the Haladaptatus paucihalophilus DX253 genome and encodes:
- a CDS encoding ATP-binding response regulator, with the protein product MANVDPVSIGHDFPAAFRVLHVDTDEDFLRLARETLEREDDIEDVIGVTNADDAVEWLFERDVDIDCLVTEYELRDGSGLELLETVRERRPYFPFIVFTGTGSEDVASHAISAGATNYLQKGTSGARFVTLASQITQAVSHRHVEKQVHRGFRAIDTTREGIALLTDDFRFNYVNDAYANLFEYDAETLIGRNWATTLTDDAVATLSSEVVSTVDAAGEWSGEITGERKDGRTLALTLTISAAPDDEYVCAVRDVTERKEREKALVRENERLDEFASQVSHDLRGPLSIVYGYLDLARKTGESEHFDEIERAANRIEAIISDLLEIAREGQKTLKLETVVLDEFAADVWDGIESESATVDTGPADGRLLADRDRLTELFANLFRNAVEHGGDDVTVSVGSTCDGFYVADDGHGIPDEHRKQVLQSGYSTEEVGTGLGLSIVQQIADSHGWSLSIDESDAGGARFSFTGVERPDAS
- a CDS encoding DUF6498-containing protein produces the protein MTFARRTGKSSAVAGFVPTLLANLVPLGGFVAFGWQIRELLVIYWLEIVVMLLLYGGAALFASRRIVLEGRTLFLPGVSRKRELDEAKWGTDPGEFVSRSGCRRYTAETRRSSSGR
- a CDS encoding carbohydrate kinase family protein, giving the protein MAFDAVTVGSALVDHVYSLSNLPEPDGGAFVRDESRSAGGVAANVATALTRLGRETGVVARVGDDEDGAFVETDLEDRGIDATRVRRGDEDSSYCLILRDPDGERMIIAGGDAVPALRLTAADIEYLRRARVVFTSAYAPDEAVSRLVSARRNDDLPPLAFDLAGPLSELDGRGVTRETLDEALSVFDLLVTSEVPVRSYLGVAPREAVEEFRARGVERGAVTRGRDGALLFDDSGVTEIPAFDVPVADTTGAGDAHTAGLIHRWLLGERSAEEAGEFAAAVAALNCGAEGARGGFPTEEDVLDFL
- a CDS encoding DUF7112 family protein, which translates into the protein MTQRVSSDTTETVRATLAQAGATNRANIEIPADDEDSFPADELVRVVMDDTEYRARIERPLTGDGRLIRGVYDTPRLARNPGEGENRLSEWFADSNRSFGQSVLIDVVEEGFKYGIREPGSRAVYEATEAPTESLADIARQVDDE
- a CDS encoding 30S ribosomal protein S6e produces the protein MANFQVVVADPDSGAAYQREVDGQDANRFLGKSIGEDVDGSAVGLDGYSVEITGGSDNAGRPMRDDVAGPNLKDVLLEGGTGYNPERDGERRRISVRGKEVSEEVAQLNVRISEYGDESVESLYGEGDEEDDE
- a CDS encoding DUF5807 family protein; this translates as MSARDEFLAGERPDDVALFLADSFVSGDKLADYGESVPGGVLLVVPGETGRNVFKKATGMDAMSFAKEAMGTEGTVAADLAGADCPEGDHDVEFVFAFAEEQNEEVGGLYAEGDVIHAYAYCSCGTSFSHKWVAGER
- a CDS encoding metallophosphoesterase; the encoded protein is MTDAYYFVSDLHVGGDEQLQECEFEDEFVEFLRTLETTDEDAELIILGDAFGLWEFTQSAGMTKFDLLVEHHPKLFEQFRKTGENVRITLIPGNHDAELAGYPEYEERLAEYNVTLDPTLSLTRRVAGKKIWIEHGMQEDAHNRMPEFGNPRANPLGYFVNRHITGKAGQLSGRGKYNWLKDIQSLTPLEEIPDWMASNYFYREMNPFLRYGALPFLLLFQVSLIYLLVLVFEASGVVGSHAVSNFTTSVLRQLGVVGDVVEFVIYVNLVVVGLLLVISIPLYFFARDVRKTLERFGLVRKEKPEEPSDAPYVAAAEDVFEEYPDVVAYIYGHTHRVSLTNVGERVIINTGTWLKRLHRTSTLIGILPPVYYPSFRLNYFRIGEEEGNVVVEYHTIEKEAPKELTLLQRLLTRRPKVENDVPKRTVIEASEKEVVESASKE